In Helianthus annuus cultivar XRQ/B chromosome 8, HanXRQr2.0-SUNRISE, whole genome shotgun sequence, a single genomic region encodes these proteins:
- the LOC110875933 gene encoding uncharacterized protein LOC110875933, translating into MLNAKVADVHLHGSWAWPLEWRNRFPILNQLDSIHLQPNSIDRLRWKDGDVMKEFSSSIAWHSCRSREQDIDWVNIVWFAQCIPRHAFLMWLIMRRKLLTQDIILHWDLSRRKNMNMMCCLLCYENVDSHEHLFFECSFSSKVWLMVREKAGMANVDQKWSSIVSWLKARGRSKTAAHFVSKLVVGATAYVIWQERNARLFRNQTRPPDTIRDTIFKTIRYKLMGVKFRQCSNVARLRGAWGIGEDTVSDDGG; encoded by the coding sequence ATGCTAAATGCTAAGGTTGCGGATGTTCACTTACACGGTTCTTGGGCTTGGCCGCTAGAGTGGAGGAATCGGTTCCCTATTTTGAATCAGCTGGATTCCATTCACCTTCAACCGAATAGTATTGACAGGTTACGCTGGAAGGATGGTGATGTTATGAAAGAGTTCTCGTCCTCTATAGCTTGGCATTCGTGTCGCTCTAGGGAACAAGATATAGACTGGGTGAATATTGTGTGGTTTGCCCAATGCATTCCCAGACATGCGTTCTTAATGTGGTTGATCATGCGTCGTAAACTTTTGACTCAAGACATTATTCTTCATTGGGATTTGTCCAGGAGGAaaaatatgaacatgatgtgcTGCCTTCTTTGCTACGAAAATGTTGATTCACACGAGCATCTTTTCTTTGAATGTAGTTTCTCGTCTAAAGTTTGGCTCATGGTTCGTGAGAAGGCTGGTATGGCTAACGTGGATCAGAAGTGGAGTTCGATCGTTAGTTGGCTCAAGGCTAGAGGGAGATCGAAGACTGCGGCTCACTTTGTTAGCAAACTCGTGGTTGGAGCAACGGCTTATGTGATTTGGCAAGAGCGTAATGCGAGGTTATTCAGGAATCAAACTAGACCACCGGACACGATACGAGACACGATTTTTAAAACTATCCGATACAAACTAATGGGGGTTAAGTTTAGGCAATGTTCGAATGTTGCTAGATTGCGAGGCGCTTGGGGGATTGGTGAAGATACCGTGAGCGACGATGGAGGCTAG
- the LOC110875934 gene encoding putative uncharacterized protein DDB_G0290521: MENLATPEKQPATSQPQQFSPTPTQPSPNTTIPIPPQQPQSTQPTSTSPVPSFSTFFPNFDNNQPTSTQTTSLQHPTTTQTVNLQQSSPYVRIIPDDTPSPIQTQAPNATSIPSATRPVISQQSQPMPNLYRSTIYDQGNNSGDFDDGYEEYDNYMGQNERQVVNTGSYERQTVGLGAAERINQGNVGYQQYVQPTPIQQMPQQYHQPDPLNQHPAPRRPVVDIPLPPPTP, translated from the coding sequence ATGGAGAACTTAGCAACACCGGAGAAACAACCCGCAACTTCACAACCACAACAATTCTCGCCAACACCTACCCAACCTTCACCAAACACTACCATACCAATTCCACCACAACAACCGCAATCTACACAACCTACCTCTACATCTCCAGTACCATCATTCTCAACTTTTTTCCCAAACTTTGATAACAATCAACCAACTTCCACCCAAACAACATCTCTTCAACACCCAACTACAACCCAGACTGTCAATTTACAGCAGTCGTCTCCTTACGTTAGAATCATTCCTGATGACACTCCATCACCGATTCAAACTCAAGCACCTAATGCAACATCAATTCCGTCAGCCACTCGACCGGTTATTTCACAGCAAAGTCAGCCAATGCCAAATCTTTATAGATCAACCATCTATGATCAAGGAAATAACTCAGGTGATTTTGATGATGGTTATGAGGAATATGATAACTACATGGGTCAAAACGAGAGACAAGTGGTTAACACGGGTAGCTATGAGAGGCAAACAGTCGGATTGGGTGCGGCCGAGAGAATCAATCAAGGGAACGTAGGGTATCAACAATATGTGCAACCAACGCCTATACAACAGATGCCCCAACAATATCATCAACCTGACCCACTCAATCAGCATCCTGCTCCGAGAAGGCCGGTAGTGGACATTCCATTACCACCGCCGACACCTTAG